The following is a genomic window from Anaerolineales bacterium.
ACAAAGCCTTGGATGATTCGCGCGAGATGGCCAAGAAGCGCCTGGGGCCGCTGGCCTCCGGCCTGGGCTAGTCTAGCGCTAGACTATTCGCTGTGCTGCTGCTGCCGGAACCGATCCAGCGCGTGATTGCCGCCTTCGAGCGCTTGCCTGGCGTGGGGCCAAAGACCGCCTCGCGCCTGGCCTTTCACCTGTTGCGCGGGCAGAGCGGCATGACCGAGGAACTGGCCGCCGCGCTGGCCGGCCTGCACAGCGGCACGGGCAGCTGCGGCCGCTGCTTCAACATCACCGCCGCCGGGCAGGAACTCTGCCCGGTATGCGCCAGCAGCGAGCGGGACGGGGGCCAGGTGTGCGTGGTAGAAGAGCCGCTGGATGTGGTGGCCTTGGAGCGCACTGGCGGCTATCACGGCGTCTATCACGTGTTGGGTGGGGCGCTCTCGCCCATCGAGGGCGTGGGGCCGGACGACCTGCGCATCGCCGAGCTGATCGCCCGCGTGCAGGCCGGCGGCGTGCAGGAGGTCATCGTGGCCACCAACCCCAGCATGGAGGGCGATGCCACCGCCATGTACCTGCAGCAGCAGCTGGCGCCCTCAGGCGCCCGGCTGACCCGCCTGGCGCGCGGACTGCCCATGGGCGGCGATCTGGAATATGCCGACCAGGGCACTTTGCTGCGCGCCCTGGCTGGACGGCAGGAATTGTCTTAAAATTTTGTAAAAATCGGCCCTTTTGCCCCCCAAAACATGTTTTGGGCTTGACTCTTAAGGCTTTTCCGCTATACTCATCCAGCTTGTTGTTGCAGGATCTTCCCAAAGTAGATCCCCTTACAATTTAGTGCAGTGAGCACAGACCAGGACCTCGGTTCTAGAGCAATTTCAGAACTGAGGCTTTTTTGTCCTGTTTTGCCCTTGACAGGGTGAGAGCGGGTGGTAGAATCCCCGCCCTGTGCTTGGTTCAAGAGAACCGACCCGGACTTTAACATCTGAATAGTGATAAGAAGTTTTAGCTTGCGTTTTGTAAGACAAACCAACCGCAACAAGAAAAACTGTAACCGTCTTCGGACGGCGAAATTTCTGCGGAGAGTTTGATCCTGGCTCAGGATGAACGCTGGCGGCGTGCCTAATACATGCAAGTCGAACGAGGCCCCTTGTACTCGTACAAGGGTGTCCTAGTGGCGAACGGGTGAGTAACGCGTTGGTGACCTGCCCCGAAGTGGGGGATAACAGTCCGAAAGGGCTGCTAATACCCCATGTGACTGTGAGAGTTAGAGGTCTCACTATCAAAGGAGTAATCCGCTTCGGGAGGGGCCTGCGTCCCATCAGCTAGTTGGTAAGGTAATGGCTTACCAAGGCTAAGACGGGTAGGGGACCTGAGAGGGTGACCCCCCACACTGGAACTGAAACACGGTCCAGACACCTACGGGTGGCAGCAGTAGGGAATATTGCACAATGGGCGAAAGCCTGATGCAGCAACGCCGCGTGCACGATGAAGGCCTTCGGGTTGTAAAGTGCTTTTATGAGGGAAGAGAAAGGACTGTACCTCATGAATAAGGATCGGCTAACTACGTGCCAGCAGCCGCGGTAACACGTAGGATCCGAGCGTTATCCGGATTTACTGGGCGTAAAGCGCGTGCAGGTGGTCTATTAAGTTGGATGTTAAATCTCCCGGCTTAACTGGGAGTTGTCGTTCAAAACTGGTAGGCTAGAGGACGGTAGAGGAAGGTGGAATTCCGGGTGTAGTGGTGAAATGCGTAGATATCCGGAGGAACATCAGTGGCGAAGGCGACCTTCTGGACCGCTCCTGACACTCCAACGCGAAAGCTAGGGGAGCAAACGGGATTAGAAACCCCGGTAGTCCTAGCTGTAAACGATGTGAACTTGGTGTCGGTGGGGTAAAACCTATCGGTGCCGAAGCCAACGCGATAAGTTCACCGCCTGGGGACTACGGCCGCAAGGTTAAAACTCAAAGGAATTGACGGGTGCCCGCACAAGCAGCGGAGCGTGTGGTTTAATTCGATGCTACACGAAGAACCTTACCTGGGTTTGACATATACGTGGTAGAGAAGGGAAACCGGATCGACCCTTCGGGGAGCGTATACAGGTGCTGCATGGCTGTCGTCAGCTCGTGTCGTGAGATGTCCGGTTAAGTCCGGTAACGAGCGCAACCCCTGCTGTATGTTACATGTGTCATACGGGACTGCCGGTATCAAGCCGGAGGAAGGTGGGGATGACGTCAAGTCAGCATGGCCTTTATATCCAGGGCTACACACACGCTACAATGGTCGGTACAACGGGTTGCAAGACCGCAAGGTGGAGCCAATCCTCAAAATCGGCCTCAGTTCAGATTGCAGGCTGCAACTCGCCTGCATGAAG
Proteins encoded in this region:
- the recR gene encoding recombination mediator RecR gives rise to the protein MLLPEPIQRVIAAFERLPGVGPKTASRLAFHLLRGQSGMTEELAAALAGLHSGTGSCGRCFNITAAGQELCPVCASSERDGGQVCVVEEPLDVVALERTGGYHGVYHVLGGALSPIEGVGPDDLRIAELIARVQAGGVQEVIVATNPSMEGDATAMYLQQQLAPSGARLTRLARGLPMGGDLEYADQGTLLRALAGRQELS